A region of Bacillota bacterium DNA encodes the following proteins:
- a CDS encoding type II toxin-antitoxin system HicB family antitoxin gives MPVLSSYLVNAIKEANYKLLEDGSYYCDIKKCPGVWANEETLEQCRSVLQEVLEEWLLLKLRDYDPLPQLGGIDLNRVTDEA, from the coding sequence ATGCCTGTACTTAGCAGTTATCTGGTAAACGCCATAAAAGAAGCTAACTATAAACTGCTGGAAGACGGAAGTTATTACTGTGACATCAAGAAATGCCCCGGAGTCTGGGCAAATGAGGAAACATTGGAACAGTGCCGGTCAGTACTACAAGAAGTGCTGGAAGAATGGTTGTTGTTAAAACTAAGAGATTATGACCCCTTGCCACAACTTGGGGGTATTGATTTAAATAGGGTGACGGATGAAGCATGA
- a CDS encoding single-stranded DNA-binding protein: MLNRVTLIGRLVRDPECKKTDSGNTLARFTLAVDRDFTNSQGKREADFLEVVAWRAQAENCGRYLSKGRLVAVDGRLQVRSYDDSQGIRRKAAEVVARSVVFLPDGKKNQSGGVESPPLPEDDSPNGDVAGGFGGDDFPF; the protein is encoded by the coding sequence GTGTTGAACAGAGTTACTCTAATCGGGCGTCTTGTAAGGGATCCTGAGTGTAAAAAAACTGATTCAGGGAATACGTTGGCCAGGTTTACCCTGGCGGTGGACAGGGACTTCACCAACAGCCAGGGTAAAAGAGAAGCTGATTTCCTTGAAGTTGTTGCGTGGCGAGCACAGGCTGAAAACTGCGGCCGGTATCTCTCGAAGGGTAGGCTTGTGGCTGTAGATGGGAGGCTGCAGGTCCGATCTTATGATGACTCTCAGGGAATACGGAGAAAGGCCGCCGAAGTGGTGGCACGGAGTGTTGTTTTCCTCCCGGACGGCAAGAAGAACCAGTCGGGCGGGGTAGAGTCACCGCCGCTGCCAGAGGATGATTCTCCTAATGGCGATGTTGCCGGTGGTTTCGGCGGCGATGATTTTCCATTTTAA